The sequence GTCGGACCGCCTATCCGACAGCCACGTTGAACTCAGATAGATGAGCTTCGTTCTTCGCGCTCGCTCTGGCTTCGCCAAGCGTGTCGCGAACCAGGGTTTGCAGAAATCGTTCGATCCGGGCGGCGGGCTGATTGGCAATTTTCATCTGCACCAGCACGTAGCCAGTCGCCGCGATCAAGCGCGCGTCGTCCTCGGCGTCAGGATCGCGCTGACTCCCGGTTTCCATTCGCCAGCGCTTAATTGTGCGCGCAATCATGCCGACGATTTTCTCCTGAAACTTCAGATACTGGGGCCACACCTCGTCGCGCAGCGCCGTGCTCCATTCCAGTAGCACGCGTGTGTGGTCCGGATGGGTTTCGACAGCTTCAGCGAACGCGCGCGTGTGCTCAAGAATGATCTCCGGAGCA comes from Candidatus Binataceae bacterium and encodes:
- a CDS encoding helix-turn-helix domain-containing protein, with product VFARRGIGAARHAEIAREAKVSVPAVFFYFPTRQALVSAVLDEVARFFTATAEDIHDRQRPAPEIILEHTRAFAEAVETHPDHTRVLLEWSTALRDEVWPQYLKFQEKIVGMIARTIKRWRMETGSQRDPDAEDDARLIAATGYVLVQMKIANQPAARIERFLQTLVRDTLGEARASAKNEAHLSEFNVAVG